A stretch of Buteo buteo chromosome 9, bButBut1.hap1.1, whole genome shotgun sequence DNA encodes these proteins:
- the CBX1 gene encoding chromobox protein homolog 1 has translation MGKKQNKKKVEEVLEEEEEEYVVEKVLDRRVVKGKVEYLLKWKGFSDEDNTWEPEENLDCPDLIAEFLQSQKTAHESEKSEGSKRKAESDTEDKGEESKPKKKKEESEKPRGFARGFEPERIIGATDSSGELMFLMKWKNSDEADLVPAKEANIKCPQVVISFYEERLTWHSYPSEDDDKKEDKN, from the exons atgggaaaaaaacagaacaagaagaaaGTGGAAGAGGTCttagaggaagaggaggaggagtatGTGGTGGAGAAGGTCCTGGATCGGCGAGTGGTAAAGGGCAAAGTGGAATACCTGCTGAAGTGGAAAGGCTTCTCAGA TGAAGATAACACATGGGAGCCAGAAGAGAACCTTGACTGCCCAGACCTCATTGCAGAGTTCCTTCAGTCCCAGAAAACTGCACATGAGAGCGAGAAATCTGAGGGAAGCAAGCGCAAAGCAGAGTCTGACACAGAGGAcaaaggagaggagagcaaaccaaagaagaagaaggaagag TCAGAGAAACCGCGAGGCTTTGCCCGAGGATTTGAGCCAGAGCGAATCATTGGTGCCACGGATTCCAGCGGGGAGCTCATGTTCCTGATGAAGTG GAAGAACTCCGATGAGGCCGACCTGGTCCCCGCCAAGGAAGCCAACATCAAGTGCCCCCAGGTGGTCATCTCGTTCTATGAGGAGAGGTTGACATGGCATTCCTACCCCTCAGAGGACGATGACAAGAAAGAGGACAAGAACTAA
- the SNX11 gene encoding sorting nexin-11 isoform X1: MLENREEELTTVRVQDPRVQNEGSWNSYVDYKIFLHTNSKAFTAKTSCVRRRYREFVWLRRQLQKNAGLVPVPELPGKSTFFVGSTDEFIEKRRQGLQQFLEKVVQNVVLLSDSRLHLFLQSQLSVPEIEACVQGQGSQTVTEAILHYAMSNCGWVQEEESRPALLPGGDLHGSCAGLGSPQGPSCLETLPYWSDFGMDDTHSDSPDEPAEPLGGRREMQ; this comes from the exons ATGTTGGAGAACAGAGAGGAA GAGCTGACCACGGTGCGTGTTCAGGACCCCCGAGTGCAGAACGAAGGCTCCTGGAACTCCTATGTGGATTATAAAATCTTCCTCCAT acCAACAGCAAGGCCTTTACTGCCAAGACCTCATGTGTGCGGCGCCGGTACCGTGAAtttgtgtggctgaggaggcaGCTCCAGAAGAATGCTGGCTTGGT GCCCGTCCCAGAGCTGCCTGGGAAATCCACCTTCTTCGTGGGCAGCACCGATGAGTTCATTGAGAAGCGGagacaggggctgcagcagttCCTGGAGAA GGTTGTGCAGAACGTGGTCCTCCTCTCCGACAGCCGGCTGCACCTTTTCCTGCAGAGCCAGCTCTCGGTACCCGAGATAGAGGCGTGCGTGCAAGGCCAGGGCTCGCAGACAGTGACAGAAGCCATCCTGCACTATGCCATGTCCAACTGCGGCTgggtgcaggaggaagagagccGCCCTGCACTGCTGCCAGGAGGGGACTTGCATGGCAG ctgtgctggccTGGGAAGCCCACAGGGTCCAAGCTGCCTAGAGACCCTCCCGTACTGGAGCGACTTCGGCATGGACGATACCCACTCAGACAGTCCGGATGAACCAGCTGAGCCCTTGGGTGGACGGCGTGAGATGCAGTAA
- the NFE2L1 gene encoding endoplasmic reticulum membrane sensor NFE2L1 gives MLSLKKYFTEGLIQFTILLSLIGVRVDVDTYLNSQLPPLREIILGQSSAYTQTQFHNLRNTLDGYGIHPKSVDLDYYFTARRLLNQVRALDRFQVPTTEVNAWLVHRDPEGSVSGSQPNAGIALENGSGLQDGSSPDNGVRESGAEQGFGEELEDLGAVAAPVNGDLTKEDIDLIDILWRQDIDLGAGREIFDYSHRQKESEVDKELSDGRERGDSWRSGGNEVLDRNLLVDGETGESFPAQVPGAEDQTALSLEECLRLLEATFPFGENSEFPAADVSTLSEAVPGESRSTGIQTSLLSPLLTETESPFDLEQQWQDLMSIMEMQAMEVNNTTAENLYNGTSGDLLTSNYSLAPNTPINQNVSLHQASLGSCSQDFSLFSSEIESPSMAGSSALLQLTPDNSTGLNTTFGSTNLSGIFFPPQLNSTVNETAGPELPDPLGGLLDEAMLDEISLMDLAIEEGFNPVQASQLEEEFDSDSGLSLDSGHSPASLSSSEASSSSSSSSSSSSSSSSSFSEEGAVGYSSDSENVDFEEAEGAVGYQPEYSKFCRMSYQDPSQLHYLPYLEHVGHNHTYNMAPGALDPEEPKLPSAGKKSSKEKPSEFLDKQMSRDEHRARAMKIPFTNDKIINLPVEEFNELLSKYQLSEAQLSLIRDIRRRGKNKMAAQNCRKRKLDTILNLERDVEDLQRDKSKLLREKVEFLKSIRQMKQKVQNLYQEVFGRLRDENGQPYSPSQYALQYASDGSVILIPRAVADQQARRQERKQKDRRK, from the exons atgctttctctgaagaaatACTTCACCGAAGGCCTCATCCAGTTCACCATTCTGCTCAGCTTGATCGGTGTTCGTGTGGACGTGGACACCTACCTGAACTCGCAGCTCCCACCTCTCCGGGAGATCATTCTTGGCCAGAGCTCCGCTTACACCCAGACCCAGTTTCACAATCTGCGTAACACCTTGGATGGATATGGCATCCACCCAAAAAGTGTAGACCTGGACTATTACTTCACGGCTCGCAGGCTGCTCAACCAGGTGAGGGCCCTGGACAGGTTTCAGGTGCCCACCACTGAAGTCAACGCCTGGTTGGTGCACAGAGACCCCGAAGGCTCTGTGTCTGGTAGCCAGCCCAACGCCGGCATCGCCCTAGAGAACGGCAGCGGCCTGCAGGATGGGAGCAGTCCTGACAACGGGGTGAGAGAGAGCGGAGCTGAGCAGGGCTTTGGGGAAGAACTGGAAGATTTGGGAGCAGTGGCTGCCCCGGTGAACGGAGACCTGACCAAAGAG GACATCGATTTGATTGACATCCTGTGGAGACAGGATATTGATCTCGGCGCTGGGCGAGAGATTTTTGACTACAGCCACCGTCAGAAAGAGAGCGAAGTGGACAAAGAGCTGAGCGATGGGAGGGAGCGCGGGGACAGCTGGAGGAGCGGAGGGAATGAGGTCTTGGATAGAAACCTGCTAGTCGATGGAGAGACCGGGGAGAGTTTCCCTGCGCAG GTGCCCGGTGCGGAGGATCAGACAGCCCTGTCCCTGGAGGAGTGCCTTAGGCTGCTGGAGGCCACCTTCCCTTTTGGGGAGAATTCGGAG TTTCCAGCTGCGGATGTCTCCACCCTGAGCGAAGCCGTGCCCGGCGAGAGCAGGTCCACGGGCATCCAGACCAGCCTGCTGTCTCCTCTCCTCACCGAGACCGAGTCGCCCTTCGATCTGGAGCAGCAGTGGCAGGACCTCATGTCTATCATGGAAATGCAG GCTATGGAAGTGAACAACACAACCGCCGAAAACCTGTACAACGGCACGAGCGGAGACCTGCTGACTTCTAACTACAGCCTCGCTCCGAACACTCCCATCAATCAGAATGTCAGCCTGCATCAGGCCTCTCTGGGTAGCTGCTCACAGGACTTCTCCCTCTTCAGCTCGGAAATCGAAAGCCCCTCCATGGCTGGCAGCTCGGCCCTGCTCCAGCTGACGCCGGACAACTCCACCGGCCTCAACACCACTTTCGGCTCCACCAACTTGAGCGGCATCTTCTTCCCTCCGCAGTTGAACAGCACAGTCAACGAGACGGCTGGCCCCGAGCTGCCAGACCCGCTGGGAGGTCTTCTAGACGAAGCCATGCTTGATGAGATCAGCTTGATGGACTTGGCGATTGAAGAAGGTTTCAACCCGGTGCAGGCCTCGCAGCTGGAAGAGGAGTTTGATTCCGACTCAGGTCTTTCTCTGGATTCTGGCCACAGTCCTGCTTCTCTGAGCAGCTCAgaagcctcctcctcctcgtcctcgtcctcttcgtcctcatcctcttcctcctcctcgttTTCTGAGGAAGGAGCTGTCGGCTACAGCTCAGACTCTGAAAACGTGGACTTTGAAGAAGCGGAAGGGGCGGTTGGATACCAGCCAGAGTACAGCAAGTTCTGCCGCATGAGCTACCAGGACCCGTCGCAGCTCCATTACTTGCCTTACCTGGAGCACGTTGGCCACAACCACACCTATAACATGGCGCCGGGGGCCCTGGATCCCGAGGAGCCCAAACTGCCCAGCGCGGggaagaagagcagcaaggagaAGCCGTCCgagttcctggacaagcagaTGAGCAGGGATGAGCATCGAGCCAGAGCCATGAAGATCCCTTTCACCAACGACAAGATCATCAACCTGCCCGTGGAGGAGTTCAACGAGCTCCTCTCCAAGTACCAGCTCAGCGAGGCGCAGCTGAGCCTGATCCGCGACATCAGGAGGCGAGGCAAGAACAAGATGGCTGCCCAGAACTGCCGCAAGAGGAAACTGGACACCATCCTGAACTTGGAACGGGACGTCGAGGACTTGCAACGGGACAAGTCCAAACTGCTCAGGGAGAAGGTAGAATTCCTCAAATCCATCCGCCAGATGAAGCAAAAGGTGCAGAACCTCTACCAGGAAGTGTTTGGCCGCCTGCGGGACGAGAACGGCCAGCCCTACTCCCCCAGCCAGTACGCCCTGCAGTACGCCAGCGATGGCAGCGTCATTTTGATACCTCGCGCCGTGGCTGACCAGCAGGCCCGGCggcaggagaggaaacagaaagacCGGAGGAAGTGA
- the SNX11 gene encoding sorting nexin-11 isoform X2 — MLENREETNSKAFTAKTSCVRRRYREFVWLRRQLQKNAGLVPVPELPGKSTFFVGSTDEFIEKRRQGLQQFLEKVVQNVVLLSDSRLHLFLQSQLSVPEIEACVQGQGSQTVTEAILHYAMSNCGWVQEEESRPALLPGGDLHGSCAGLGSPQGPSCLETLPYWSDFGMDDTHSDSPDEPAEPLGGRREMQ; from the exons ATGTTGGAGAACAGAGAGGAA acCAACAGCAAGGCCTTTACTGCCAAGACCTCATGTGTGCGGCGCCGGTACCGTGAAtttgtgtggctgaggaggcaGCTCCAGAAGAATGCTGGCTTGGT GCCCGTCCCAGAGCTGCCTGGGAAATCCACCTTCTTCGTGGGCAGCACCGATGAGTTCATTGAGAAGCGGagacaggggctgcagcagttCCTGGAGAA GGTTGTGCAGAACGTGGTCCTCCTCTCCGACAGCCGGCTGCACCTTTTCCTGCAGAGCCAGCTCTCGGTACCCGAGATAGAGGCGTGCGTGCAAGGCCAGGGCTCGCAGACAGTGACAGAAGCCATCCTGCACTATGCCATGTCCAACTGCGGCTgggtgcaggaggaagagagccGCCCTGCACTGCTGCCAGGAGGGGACTTGCATGGCAG ctgtgctggccTGGGAAGCCCACAGGGTCCAAGCTGCCTAGAGACCCTCCCGTACTGGAGCGACTTCGGCATGGACGATACCCACTCAGACAGTCCGGATGAACCAGCTGAGCCCTTGGGTGGACGGCGTGAGATGCAGTAA